From a region of the Rhodococcus sp. 4CII genome:
- a CDS encoding DUF4383 domain-containing protein, giving the protein MTRPAASATRSPLQLAALIVGAVFLLVGVLGFIPGITADYDMLTAAGHHSEAKLLGVFEVSVLHNIVHLVFGVAGIAMSRRADTAKLFLIAGGVIYLVLWIYGLLIDQNSDVNFVPVNSADNWLHFALGVVMVALGFLLSRNTSATTPRARTL; this is encoded by the coding sequence ATGACTCGGCCCGCTGCATCAGCCACGCGCTCCCCACTCCAACTCGCCGCCCTGATCGTCGGCGCAGTATTTCTCCTGGTCGGCGTCCTCGGCTTCATCCCGGGCATCACCGCTGATTACGACATGCTCACCGCCGCCGGTCACCACTCCGAGGCCAAGCTCCTGGGGGTGTTCGAGGTGTCCGTACTGCACAACATCGTGCACTTGGTGTTCGGTGTGGCCGGTATCGCGATGTCCAGACGGGCCGACACCGCAAAGTTGTTCCTCATCGCCGGTGGTGTCATCTACCTCGTTCTATGGATCTACGGCCTGCTCATCGACCAAAACAGTGACGTGAACTTCGTGCCCGTCAACAGTGCCGACAATTGGCTGCACTTCGCGCTCGGTGTCGTCATGGTTGCGCTCGGTTTCCTGCTCTCTCGCAACACCTCCGCGACCACACCGCGAGCCCGGACACTGTGA
- a CDS encoding Rho termination factor N-terminal domain-containing protein, producing MARGDSQPQLKDEKMYEELRDKGDSKEKAARISNAAANRGRKNVGKSGGKSHSYEDWTVDDLKKRAKELGLEGYSKLNKKDLIDSLRNH from the coding sequence ATGGCACGCGGCGATTCGCAACCCCAACTCAAAGACGAGAAGATGTACGAGGAATTACGCGACAAGGGTGATTCCAAGGAGAAGGCGGCGCGCATCTCCAATGCGGCAGCCAATCGTGGTCGCAAGAACGTCGGAAAGTCGGGCGGGAAGTCCCACTCCTACGAGGACTGGACGGTCGACGACCTGAAGAAGCGCGCCAAAGAGTTGGGTTTGGAAGGCTATTCGAAACTGAACAAGAAGGATCTCATCGACTCGCTTCGCAATCACTAG
- a CDS encoding Rieske (2Fe-2S) protein — translation MDRPTGAVVDAINKWLPAGRVKGALSGTDLGHPLHPLLVTVPIGAWVSAGFLDAMGGRSARPAATKLVGLGALAALPATLTGASDWADTLGAERRIGAVHAASNYAAIAAYLASWTARRRGRHGVGIGLSAAGAGLLGVGGWLGGHLTYAAGVGVDTTAFSTLPSEWTDAAPETALADREVVAVLVGTVSVLLVKRTDSVVALSNRCTHRGAPLDDGTLAEGCIECPWHGSRFGIADGAVQRGPATRPQQVYEARVRDGRIQVRQPDEQRTLRTNPVASGND, via the coding sequence TTGGATCGACCCACCGGCGCGGTCGTGGACGCCATAAACAAGTGGCTACCGGCGGGCCGGGTCAAGGGTGCGCTGTCCGGCACCGATCTGGGGCACCCTCTGCACCCCCTCCTGGTCACGGTGCCCATCGGGGCATGGGTCAGCGCCGGCTTCCTCGATGCGATGGGCGGTCGGAGCGCACGGCCGGCCGCGACGAAACTCGTGGGGCTGGGCGCGCTTGCCGCGTTGCCGGCCACTCTCACGGGGGCGTCGGACTGGGCCGACACTCTCGGTGCCGAGCGCAGGATCGGCGCCGTCCACGCGGCCTCCAACTATGCGGCCATTGCCGCATATCTCGCGTCGTGGACGGCGCGACGTCGCGGTCGTCACGGCGTCGGCATCGGTCTGTCGGCAGCGGGGGCCGGACTGCTCGGAGTCGGCGGCTGGCTCGGTGGTCATCTGACCTATGCCGCCGGAGTCGGCGTCGACACCACCGCGTTCTCCACTCTGCCCTCGGAATGGACGGACGCGGCCCCGGAAACGGCATTGGCCGACAGAGAAGTGGTCGCCGTGCTGGTCGGTACCGTATCGGTGCTGTTGGTAAAGCGCACCGACTCCGTCGTCGCGTTGAGCAACCGCTGCACCCATCGCGGCGCTCCCCTCGACGACGGAACTCTCGCCGAGGGATGCATCGAATGCCCCTGGCACGGGAGTCGTTTCGGTATCGCGGACGGTGCAGTGCAGCGAGGTCCCGCGACCCGACCTCAACAGGTCTACGAGGCCCGGGTGCGGGACGGTCGTATCCAGGTCCGGCAACCGGACGAGCAGCGGACGCTACGGACAAATCCTGTTGCCAGCGGCAACGATTGA